The genome window GACAATATTAACATGTAAGGCAAGAGCCATGAAAAAGAATTTAATGAGTTTAGCTGTAGTTTCTTTATTAGCTAGTAATGCAGCAGTAGCTGCTTCATACGAAGCTGGTGATTTTGTTATCCGTGGTGGCTTAACTATGGTTAGCCCTGATGATAGCAAAGCGGGTGTTAACGTTCCTGCTTTGGGCGGTGATACACCACTATCGGTATCAGTGGATGATAATACCCAATTGGGTTTAAATTTTGTTTACTTTTTTGACAGTAATTGGGCTATTGAGGTACTTGCCGCAACTCCATTTACTCACGATGTTAAGATTCATGATCCACAAGGGATCTCTGAAGGAGTATTTGGTGTTGATGTTGACGGCATAACTTTAGCCGAAGTTACTCAGTTACCACCGACCGTTAGTGCAATTTACTATTTTGATACTGGCTCTAACTTCATGCCTTATGTTGGTGCGGGTTTGAATTACACAATTTTCTTTGATGAAGAGTTTAAATCAGCCCCTGAAAGCCTTGGCTTTAATGATTTGGAATTAGATGGCTCATTTGGGTTTTCTGTACAAGTTGGCGCTGATTATCAATTAAATGATAGCTGGCATATCAATGCATCAGCTCGTTACATTGATATTGGTACAGAAGCTAACTTTAAAATTGGCGATTCAATTACTGGCTCTGCAGATGTTGATGTAGACCCAATGGTTTACTCGGTAATGCTTGGTTACAAGTTTTGATTAGTTTAAGTAAATAATACCATTCTGCATAAGGAATGAGTTACTCAGCGATACTAAGAGATTTTTAGGCAAGGCTTTCATTTTGTACTGTGGTTATTCCACTGAAAAAATGTTTAACGCAGCCTAAAATTCTTTTAGCATCGCCCTTTGGGTGATTATATACTTATGCAGACTGGTATAACCCTATGTGAGCCAGTTATATTTACTATATAACTGGCTTTTTTACTTCAGGGATGAAGGAATGCCATCTTAACAGGGATGTTATAAATTTGTAATTCCCATTCGCATGATATTTCGTTACTCTTAACAAAACTCATCATAATTAGTGCTCATGGACAAATATCTCGTATTTGGCAACCCAATTGCTCAATCAAAGTCACCACTCATTCATCAAATGTTTGCCGAGCAAACACAGCAAGATATAAGTTATTCAAAAAAACAACCAGAAGAAGTTGATTTTAAGGCTGAAGTATCAGCATTTATTATTGCGGGTGGTAAAGGGGCTAATGTAACAGCACCTTTTAAAGAGCAAGCAATGCAAATGTGTGATCAGTTAACAGATCGAGCAGCAAGTGCTGGCGCTGTTAATACCTTAAGTTTTGCTGATGGAAACATTTATGGAGATAACACCGATGGCGTTGGCTTAGTCAATGATTTAAAAAGCCATAATGTGCAACTAACTAATAAAACAATATTATTAATGGGAGCTGGAGGCGCAGCTCGCGGTGTCATTTTACCTTTACTGGCTGAATACCCTAAGCAGATTATTATTGTAAACAGAACAACCGAGAAAGCGGAACAACTGGCGGCTCGCTTTAATGATGAAAAAATCTGTGCAATCAGCTACTCAGAAACAGCAAAAACAACATTTGATGTAATCATTAATGCGACATCAGCAAGTTTGTCGGCAAGTTTACCCGACTTAAATCCTGCCTGTATTACTACAAATACAGTTTGTTATGACATGGTATATGGCGCTGAATTAAGTCCATTTTTAAAGTGGTGCTCTCAACATAAGTCTCAACTAGTGATTGATGGCTTAGGCATGCTAGTAGGGCAAGCGGCAGAAAGCTTTTTTATTTGGAGAAAAGTAAAGCCGCAGCAAAGCCAAGTATTAGCGAAATTAAGAAATAAATTGCAAGGCATTGATTAATGAACCAGGCTATTTTATTTAATGATGACCACTCCTATATAGTAGCTAAAAAAATATGGCACTTTACCGGATTAATGTCGGGTAACTTGATAAATATCTATATTGCTCATTCGACTTCAACAGCTAGCCAAGCAGATAAGTTTGACTGGGAAGAACAAGTCGAAGAGTGGTTAGAAGATAATGAGCCAGATGAGAATAATGAGATCTGGCTATAGTCAGGTTAAATCAATTTGTAACTATTTATCTTGAGCTTCAATATACTCATCTTTTAAGCGCACGTAATTTGCATTAGTTTCACGTAAAAAAGTTAACTCTTCATTGGTAAGCGGCCGCTTTTGTTTTGCTGGATTACCAACATACAAAAATCCAGGCTCTAATGTCTTATTTGGTGGTACAAGAGAACCTGCTCCTATAATACAATCATTACCTACAATTGCACCGTCCATTATAATGGCGCCCATGCCGACCAAAATACGATCTCCCAAAGTACAACCATGCAGCATTACTTTATGACCTACGGTAACTTCCTCACCTATAACTAGAGGATAGCCATCAGGAAATTTGGTGGTTTTGCGAGTGACATGCAATACACTACCATCTTGAATGTTACTATTTGCGCCGATAGTTATATGATTCACATCACCGCGTGCTACCACTAAAGGCCAGATACTAACGTTGGCAGCTAAAGTTATATCACCAATTAATACACTGCTCGGATCAATATATACTTTTTCAGATAATTTAGGGTATATGCCTCTATAAGGTCTAGTGGAAGAAACTGTCATAAATGAAGCCTATTAATTGATTTACTAATTACTCTATCAAAAAAACTAGAGCAAACTGATAAAAAAACACATTATCTAATATTAAAATGTATCTTAGAAATTAACTGTAACCGATAAAATGTAATTCAAATATAACTAAAAACGATCATATCGATATCACTGAGCTCAATAATAGCGCAGCTTGTACAGAATATAATCGAATTTGAGTTTTTTTCAAATTAATTTCAAAAAGCAGTTGACGGCAG of Thalassotalea fonticola contains these proteins:
- a CDS encoding OmpW/AlkL family protein; protein product: MKKNLMSLAVVSLLASNAAVAASYEAGDFVIRGGLTMVSPDDSKAGVNVPALGGDTPLSVSVDDNTQLGLNFVYFFDSNWAIEVLAATPFTHDVKIHDPQGISEGVFGVDVDGITLAEVTQLPPTVSAIYYFDTGSNFMPYVGAGLNYTIFFDEEFKSAPESLGFNDLELDGSFGFSVQVGADYQLNDSWHINASARYIDIGTEANFKIGDSITGSADVDVDPMVYSVMLGYKF
- a CDS encoding gamma carbonic anhydrase family protein, which translates into the protein MTVSSTRPYRGIYPKLSEKVYIDPSSVLIGDITLAANVSIWPLVVARGDVNHITIGANSNIQDGSVLHVTRKTTKFPDGYPLVIGEEVTVGHKVMLHGCTLGDRILVGMGAIIMDGAIVGNDCIIGAGSLVPPNKTLEPGFLYVGNPAKQKRPLTNEELTFLRETNANYVRLKDEYIEAQDK
- the aroE gene encoding shikimate dehydrogenase, which gives rise to MDKYLVFGNPIAQSKSPLIHQMFAEQTQQDISYSKKQPEEVDFKAEVSAFIIAGGKGANVTAPFKEQAMQMCDQLTDRAASAGAVNTLSFADGNIYGDNTDGVGLVNDLKSHNVQLTNKTILLMGAGGAARGVILPLLAEYPKQIIIVNRTTEKAEQLAARFNDEKICAISYSETAKTTFDVIINATSASLSASLPDLNPACITTNTVCYDMVYGAELSPFLKWCSQHKSQLVIDGLGMLVGQAAESFFIWRKVKPQQSQVLAKLRNKLQGID